A genomic stretch from Onychostoma macrolepis isolate SWU-2019 chromosome 02, ASM1243209v1, whole genome shotgun sequence includes:
- the plk3 gene encoding serine/threonine-protein kinase PLK3, with protein sequence MDPACFTSAQRLSCKMMNPDLFKPSPAAQPAAKPNRSKSEHVKTEIAQVVVDAKTGRSYCKGKLLGKGGFARCYEMTDLANNKMYAVKVIPQSRVSKPHQREKIINEIELHKSLQHKHVVKFSHHFEDQDNIYIFLELCSRKSLAHIWKARHTLTDPEVRYYLKQIISALKYLHNKGILHRDLKLGNFFVNENMDLRLGDFGLAAKLETVEQRKKTICGTPNYLAPEVLNRQGHGTESDVWSLGCVMYTLLCGNPPFETLDLKETYKCIKEVRYSLPPSLTPSAQKLISAILQKNPSDRLTLDQILAHEYFTKGFTPEKLPPSSCVMVPELNPPSPAKKFFTKMAKSLFGKKKSKAVEKTPCEEKDDISKLVSGMVKHSIGRQMSYKTMGVNEATSPTVQLASSGPLDTPAEEESRKSASRSFKGTVASSTDASDDIPTPAVVAESAMKVLNSCLSSMPTASRNPPCLSKTKPFIWVTKWVDYSNKYGFGYQLSNHNVGVLFNEGTHLSLCDQRRTVRYCLTNNKHFSFPADALPEKLQNQKHIVDLMANYMEQNLMEGGDINCEDQPPPSSSPLLLQWIKTDHALVMLFDNRTLQVNFYTDHTKIILSKTSDSSYLLTYISKERVSYSYPLNVLSEWGCSPELRQRLHYVVQLLQHYTNA encoded by the exons ATGGATCCTGCTTGTTTTACCTCAGCGCAGCGTCTTTCCTGTAAAATGATGAATCCGGATTTGTTCAAACCGTCTCCAGCGGCTCAACCGGCCGCCAAGCCGAACCGGAGTAAATCCGAGCACGTTAAGACGGAGATCGCGCAGGTGGTGGTTGACGCAAAGACTGGAAGATCGTACTGTAAAGGAAAGCTTTTGGGAAAG GGTGGTTTTGCACGATGTTATGAGATGACGGATCTTGCCAACAACAAGATGTATGCTGTGAAAGTTATTCCTCAAAGCAGAGTCTCAAAACCACACCAGAGAGAGAAG ATCATTAATGAAATCGAACTTCACAAAAGCCTCCAACACAAGCATGTGGTGAAGTTTTCCCATCACTTTGAGGACCAAGACAACATTTACATCTTCCTTGAACTCTGCAGCAGAAAG TCTCTGGCACACATTTGGAAAGCAAGACATACGCTGACAGATCCAGAAGTACGTTACTACCTCAAACAGATCATATCTGCCCTCAAATACCTCCACAACAAAGGCATCCTCCACAGAGACCTCAAACTag GTAATTTCTTTGTGAATGAAAACATGGACTTGAGATTAGGAGATTTTGGGCTGGCAGCAAAGCTGGAAACAGTCGAGCAGAGGAAGAA GACCATCTGCGGAACTCCAAACTACCTGGCACCAGAGGTCTTAAACCGACAAGGTCATGGGACTGAGTCAGATGTTTGGTCGCTGGGTTGTGTAAT GTACACACTTCTATGTGGGAATCCACCTTTTGAAACCTTAGACTTGAAAGAGACCTACAAGTGTATTAAGGAAGTGAGATACAGCCTTCCTCCTTCCCTCACTCCATCTGCACAGAAACTGATCTCCGCAATCCTTCAGAAAAACCCATCTGACCGCCTTACACTGGATCAGATACTGGCCCACGAGTATTTCACAAAG GGCTTCACCCCAGAAAAACTCCCTCCCAGCAGCTGTGTGATGGTGCCTGAGCTTAATCCACCCAGCCCTGCCAAGAAGTTCTTCACCAAGATGGCTAAAAGCCTCTTTGGCAAGAAGAAATCAAAAG CTGTTGAAAAGACACCTTGTGAGGAGAAAGATGACATTTCTAAACTGGTTTCTGGCATGGTGAAGCACTCCATCGGTCGGCAAATGAGCTACAAGACAATGGGAGTGAATGAG GCCACTTCTCCTACGGTTCAACTGGCAAGCTCTGGCCCCCTGGACACCCCGGCCGAGGAGGAGTCCAGGAAGTCTGCATCTCGTTCCTTCAAAGGCACCGTCGCCAGCAGCACTGATG CTAGTGACGATATCCCTACTCCTGCTGTTGTAGCCGAATCTGCCATGAAGGTGCTTAACAGCTGCTTGTCTTCCATGCCGACAG CTTCAAGAAACCCACCCTGCCTTTCTAAAACCAAGCCTTTCATCTGGGTAACCAAGTGGGTCGACTACTCCAACAAATACGGCTTTGGTTACCAGCTCTCCAATCACAACGTCGGTGTACTCTTCAACGAAGGCACTCATCTGAGCCTGTGTGACCAGCGGAG GACTGTACGTTACTGTCTGACGAACAACAAACACTTTAGTTTTCCAGCTGATGCTTTACCAGAAAAGCTCCAGAATCAAAAGCACATAGTGGATTTGATGGCTAACTACATGGAGCAGAACCTAATGGAG ggTGGAGACATCAACTGTGAGGACCAGCCACCTCCAAGCTCTTCTCCATTGCTTCTGCAGTGGATCAAAACTGATCACGCCTTAGTCATGCTCTTTGACAACCGAACCCTACAG GTTAATTTTTACACAGACCATACAAAAATCATCCTGTCCAAGACCTCGGACTCCTCGTACCTGCTGACCTACATCAGCAAGGAGCGTGTCTCTTATTCCTACCCTCTGAACGTGCTTTCCGAATGGGGCTGCTCTCCAGAGCTCCGGCAACGGCTTCATTACGTGGTACAGCTTCTCCAGCACTACACCAACGCATAA
- the mrps14 gene encoding 28S ribosomal protein S14, mitochondrial → MAARKVLSTGMGFLQSSLPICRQAYRSSLGVVEQVRSYYVDWRMLRDVKRRQMAFEYADTRLRINAIRKNTILPKELQEIADKEIAALPRDSCPVRIRNRCVMTSRPRGVKRRWRLSRIVFRHLADHNQMSGIQRSMW, encoded by the exons ATGGCGGCACGGAAGGTCCTCAGCACGGGGATGGGGTTTCTGCAGTCGTCCTTGCCGATTTGTAGACAG GCCTACAGAAGTTCACTTGGAGTGGTGGAGCAGGTCAGGAGCTACTATGTTGACTGGAGGATGCTTCGGGATGTGAAAAGGAGACAAATGGCATTTGAATATGCAGATACAAGACTGCGCATCAATGCCATCAGGAAGAATACTATTTTGCCAAAAGAGCTACAG GAGATAGCTGATAAAGAAATAGCCGCACTACCTCGAGACAGTTGTCCCGTGCGCATTCGCAACAGGTGTGTGATGACATCTCGTCCTCGTGGAGTGAAGCGCAGGTGGCGTCTTAGCCGCATTGTTTTTCGGCATTTAGCAGACCACAACCAGATGTCGGGAATTCAGAGATCAATGTGGTGA
- the cacybp gene encoding calcyclin-binding protein → MDISELIAGLESDLKEISSLLEKCERQRVRDVLTQEQKKIEKELAQKRQQKLQQAKKDSGDKTDTTLKGYTVKINNYGWDQSDKFVKIYITLKGVHTIPAENVEANFTERSFNVLVKDLDGKNHQMTFNNLLYPIIVAESSKKIKTDMVLVLCKKKSTKKWDCLTQVEKQSKEKDKPNLDANADPSEGLMSVLKKIYTDGDDEMKRTINKAWVESQDKKAKADDFDF, encoded by the exons ATGGACATCAGTGAACTG ATCGCCGGTCTTGAGAGTGATCTTAAAGAGATCTCGAGTCTGCTGGAGAAGTGTGAACGCCAGCGCGTGCGGGACGTGTTAACGCAAGAGCAGAAGAAGATCGAGAAAGAGCTGGCACAGAAacgacagcagaaactgcagcAAGCCAAGAAAGACTCTGGAGACAAAACTGACACAACACTCAAAGGATACACagtcaaaattaataattatg GATGGGACCAGTCTGACAAATTCGTCAAAATCTACATTACACTAAAAGGAGTACATACTATTCCAGCTGAAAATGTTGAGGCCAATTTTACAGAGAG AAGCTTCAATGTTCTAGTCAAAGATCTGGATGGGAAGAACCATCAAATGACATTCAACAACCTTTTATATCCTATTATTGTAGCAGAGAGTAGTAAAAAG ATAAAAACAGACATGGTCCTTGTTTTGTGCAAGAAGAAGTCAACAAAAAAGTGGGACTGCTTGACACAAGTAGAAAAACAGTCTAAGGAGAAAGA CAAACCCAACTTGGATGCGAACGCTGATCCAAGCGAGGGGCTGATGAGTGTGCTGAAGAAGATCTATACGGATGGAGATGACGAGATGAAACGCACTATCAACAAGGCCTGGGTTGAGTCTCAGGATAAGAAGGCCAAAGCAGATGACTTTGACTTCTAA